Within the Terriglobales bacterium genome, the region GAGGAACTCGCCCACGTTCTCGGGCGTGAGCGTGATCTGGTAGTCCGCGCCCTGCTTCACGACCTTGCGCGCGACCTTGCGGCAGATGTTCCCGATCTCGCGCTCCAGGTTGCGCACGCCGGCCTCGCGCGTGTACCCGCGGATGACCGCCGCGATGGCCTCGTCGGTGAACGCGATGTTCTTCTCCGTCAGCCCCGCGGCCACGCGCTGCTTGCGGACCAGGAACTGCTTGGCGATCTCGATCTTTTCCGGCTCGGTGTAGCCGTGCAGGCGCAGCACTTCCATGCGGTCCTGCAGCGCCGCCGGGATGGTGTGCATCACGTTCGCGGTCGCGACGAAGAAGACCTGCGAGAGGTCGTACTCCACGTCGAGGTAGTGGTCGACGAACATGAAGTTCTGCTCGGGGTCGAGCACTTCGAGCAGCGCCGCCGACGGGTCGCCGCGGAAGTCCATCGACATCTTGTCGACCTCGTCCAGCATGAAGACCGGGTTCTTCGTCCCCGCCTTCTTCATCATCTGGATGATCTGCCCCGGCAGCGCGCCGATGTACGTCCGCCGATGCCCGCGGATCTCCGCCTCGTCGCGCACGCCGCCCAGCGACATCCGCACGAACTTCCGCCCGGTGGCCTTCGCGATCGACATCCCCAGGCTGGTCTTGCCCACGCCCGGAGGCCCAACGAAGCACAGGATCGACCCTTTCGGGTTCTTCACCAGCTGGCGCACCGCCAGGAACTCGAGGATGCGCTCCTTGATCTTCTCCAGCCCGTAGTGGTCTTCGTTCAGCACCTTCTCGGCGCGCTCGATCGACCGGATCTCCTTCGAGCGCTTCTTCCACGGCACCGCCAGCAGCCAGTCGAGGTAGTTGCGCGAGACGGTCGACTCCGCCGACATCGGCGGCATCGCCTCCAGTTTCTTCAGCTCCTGGAGCGCCTTCTCGTGGACTTCCTTCGGCATGCCGGCCGCGTCCACTTTCTTCTTCAGCTCGTCCCACTCGGACTTCTCGCCGCGCCCCAGTTCCTTCTGGATGGCCTTGATCTTCTCGTTGAGGTAGTACTCCTTCTGCGCGCGCTCCATCTGCCGCTTCACGCGCGACTGGATGGTGCGGTCCATGTTGAGCTTCTCGATCTCGATGTCGAGCACGTCGGCGATGCGGTTCAGCCGCTCCGCCGGGTCGAAGATCTCGAGCAGCTCCTGCTTCTCCTCGATGGAGAGCTGCAGGTTGGCGGCGATGGTGTCGGTCAGCTTGGCCGGGTCCTCCATGCGGACCGCGGCGATCATCGTCTCGTAGTTGAGCGACTGGCAGAGCTTCACGTACTGCTCGAACAGCCCGGTGACGCGCTGCATCGCCGCCTCGACCGCCGGCGTGACCTCGGTGCCGTACTTCGCCGTCCGGATGGTCGCCTGGAAGTAGCCTTCCGTGTCCACGACCTGGAGGATCTTGCCGCGCTCCACGCCTTCGACCAGGACCTTGATGTTGCCGTCGGGCAGCTTGAGCGACTGCACGATGTTGACGATGGTCCCGACCTGGTAGATCTCGGTGGGCTTGGGCTCGTCGATGGCCGCGTCGTGCTGCGTCGCCAGGAAGATCTTCTTGTCGGCCGCCAGCGCCTCTTCCAGCGCCCGGACGCTGGATTCGCGGCCCACCACGAACGGCGTCATCATGTACGGGAAGATGACCACGTCGCGGATCGGCATCATCGGGAGCTTGCGCGTCTCGAACTTCTCTTTGCTCGTCGGTGTCGTGGTCGTCATTTGGGCCTGCTCCTGCGCTCTATCCGTAACCTACTATACGGCCCCTTGCACCGCAACCGAGTGAAATGCCTGAGGAAAACTAGCTATTGACAAGGTTTGGGCCGACGATCGAAGACCGACGGCTGACGGCCTGCGGC harbors:
- the lon gene encoding endopeptidase La produces the protein MTTTTPTSKEKFETRKLPMMPIRDVVIFPYMMTPFVVGRESSVRALEEALAADKKIFLATQHDAAIDEPKPTEIYQVGTIVNIVQSLKLPDGNIKVLVEGVERGKILQVVDTEGYFQATIRTAKYGTEVTPAVEAAMQRVTGLFEQYVKLCQSLNYETMIAAVRMEDPAKLTDTIAANLQLSIEEKQELLEIFDPAERLNRIADVLDIEIEKLNMDRTIQSRVKRQMERAQKEYYLNEKIKAIQKELGRGEKSEWDELKKKVDAAGMPKEVHEKALQELKKLEAMPPMSAESTVSRNYLDWLLAVPWKKRSKEIRSIERAEKVLNEDHYGLEKIKERILEFLAVRQLVKNPKGSILCFVGPPGVGKTSLGMSIAKATGRKFVRMSLGGVRDEAEIRGHRRTYIGALPGQIIQMMKKAGTKNPVFMLDEVDKMSMDFRGDPSAALLEVLDPEQNFMFVDHYLDVEYDLSQVFFVATANVMHTIPAALQDRMEVLRLHGYTEPEKIEIAKQFLVRKQRVAAGLTEKNIAFTDEAIAAVIRGYTREAGVRNLEREIGNICRKVARKVVKQGADYQITLTPENVGEFLGVIKFRDTEAHEKSEVGLVTGLAWTEVGGSILSTEVTVVEGKGKLTLTGKLGDVMQESAQAAVSYIRSRAAQLGLPRDFYRNLDIHVHVPEGAIPKDGPSAGITIATAIASALSKIAVRRDIAMTGEITLRGKVLPIGGLKEKLLAAHRAGIFECVIPKDNEKDLTEVPENLRSQMKLHCVDSMDDVLRLALEKPLPTPAAEGTEPMPLPPSQPGESPTTHQ